The genomic interval ATCGCAGTTGGGATTGTAGGCTGTTTCACCGTTGTTAAACAGATTGTGCAACTGCTGCAAACGCCAGCAGGTCCAGTCAAATTCCTTCAGCTTGCGCCAGGAGAATATTTCTTTGTGTCACTTAAGGTTGCGGCTTATAGTGGCATTCTGGTCGCCAGTCCGGTCATTTTGTATCAGATTATTGCTTTCGTTTTGCCAGGGTTGACCCGCCGGGAAAAGAAACTGCTGGGTCCGATCGTCTTTGGCTCCAGCTTCTTGTTTGTGGGAGGGCTGTTTTTTGCCTACATTGCGTTGATTCCTGCCGCGCTCAACTTTTTCATCTCCTATGGCGCAGATGTGGTAGAGCAACTCTGGTCGATCGATCGCTATTTTGAATTCGTTCTGTTGCTCATGTTCAGCACTGGTCTGGCGTTTCAAATTCCGATCATCCAGATGTTGCTAGGACTATTGGGCATTGTCTCCTCCAGGCAAATGCTTGCAGGGTGGCGCTATGTATTAATTGGTGCCGCCGTATTGGGAGCCGTGCTCACACCTTCCACCGATCCCCTCACGCAAAGTCTTCTGGGAGGTGCCGTAGTCGGGCTATACCTGGGAGGAATTGGATTGGTTAAGTTAATTGGACGGTAGTCGGATGTGCGCGCCGAGTGTAGAGACGTTCCGGTGAAACGCCGCTACAGAGGTCTGCTACTCCCTGGGGTTTACTCCCAATACATCCCTGGAGTAGCGAATCGGTGCCAGGACAACCTGAATTCCCTGCTGCTGGCATTTTTCAGAAAGAACTTGCAACAACTTTTGCCTCTTTTCCGGGGTAAGCTCACTCACAGATGTGCATTCCTCTGACGATTGTAGTGACGCCAGCAAGCCCTGAAATCCCAGGAAGGCAAGTTTGTAGATCATTTCTTGACTGAAAACACCGTTGAAATACCCCCCATGCACATTGATTGAGCGCGGTAACCCTAGAAAATAGGCAAAACTCAACGACACATAATTAACAAAGTTCAGCGCAGATCTCCTCAAAGCGTAACTTACCACCCCCTGGGGCTGGGTGCGCCTTGCAACCTGGGCTGGTTCATCTTGAAAATCAACATAATCCGTGCAATCAAAATAGGTAAACAAGTCTGAAATAGGGGTTGTTTTCTCCGGTGGGGCGGTTTCTGGAGGCGGAGACAAATCGCGAACCTGGCTCAGTTTTTTGAGGTGTTTAATTTCACTTAGCGTTTGATGTTCCTGATCTGAAGCCCGAATTTCAAGCCAATCATAGGGAGACTCAACAAAAGTCTTTTCCTCATCCTCCTTCAGATTAATAATGCCGTAGTTCGAGTCTTTCAGGATGTGGCTGGTGCGATCGCCCTCGTTGGCAAAGCGTTTGGCAGATAAATTACCCAAACGGTAGCCGCTGGAGCGCGTTCTGCTCGGAAAGCTAAAGTAATTGGCAGCCGTAGAAGCAAGCCGTAAAGCCAAATCCCCCTCGTTACAGAATACATACGCCTCTTCACAACGACGCAGGGAGGATTTGAGAAAATTCGATCGCCCCGTCCGAATCGCTTCTGTGGGAATATCGGGGGCGACTAAAACAAGTCTTTCCAGACAAAAGACCCGCCCAATTTTGGCGGGAGGATTCTGATTAATCGAGTTGGGATCAAATACATCAGAAAGGATTCTCAATGTATTGGTCACCACAAAACAACCCATACTGTGACCAATAAATGACAATTTAATCCGTTTAATCTGCGGTACAGTTTCCACTTCATATCGTTTTTCCAGATTAAACTTTTGCTCCCAGTTAACCTGAATACCAAACCAGTAAGCTTTTTTCTCACTTAAACTGAGGCGATCCCACTGATCGAGATTGATGCCCATCTCTTGAAGCAGGGCATCAGGAATCTTTTCCCCTTTTACTGTTTCTAAAAACTTCACTTCATAGACTGCCTGATCAAGCTGTCTGAGCAATTCCACCAGGTCTAGAACTGCGTAATTTGTTGCCCGATAATTATCTCGAAAATACGTCGCCAGGCGTAAAAGGATCAGCGTCAATAGGGTGGAAAAGGCGATCGCTGCTAGAAATAAGATGGGTGTGAATAGCCAATTTAAATCATTATCTACCAATAGCAAACCAGCCGTAATTAGACTCAACACCAAACCAATTCCAAAAATTCTTACGGGCAGAATTGGCAAGGATTGGAAGGCACTTCTTAGCTTGACAAAAAAGTTTCCATCTTCAGGTATTGCCGGATCTCCGGTCGGTTTCTCAGAGGGCCAGCGGTACCCTAAAAAGACACTTGCCTTCGCTTCACAAATGCTGTTGGCAAATTTGTGAATCTTACAGAACCGTCGCTTTGCATCTTCCTGTTGAGTGCCATATCCGTGAATCGCAATTACAACCTCAGGAGCATTGGTTTCTACAAGATACTGAGCAATATCCCGAATCTTCTGCTTGACCGATGTCTTGGGTAGAACCGGATCATCTTCTACGTTAATGGTGGCAGTACTGTCTACGTAATATCCAAGCACCCTGCCAGTACCCGTCGAGCCATCGATAGGCGTCAGATCAAATTCGGTAATATCAACACCTGAAGAATCCTGAAAAGTCATACCTGCTGCACTTTGCTGTAGAAATACAGCCAAATTAGCAGACAACTTAACTTTAATGGGAGATTAAACAATAAAACTTAGGGATGTTATACGAATGTAACCCCCTTAAGTTTGCACGGATACACCCTATCCCAGGAAGTATTTCCTAAGAGGCATAGGAATTCTTTCTCTCCAGGCTAGAATTTGCTTTAACAATTGATCCCTTAGGAATTCTACGTAGGGTGAAGTATAAATTATGAACGCTTGATTTCATTTAGCTGGATGATTCTACGTTTTGTTACGTGATCTCTCAATTCTCATAATTTCCTCAAAATTGCGA from Kovacikia minuta CCNUW1 carries:
- the tatC gene encoding twin-arginine translocase subunit TatC, with amino-acid sequence MTAPSELETATQQDLGIGSPASTPPPDLSVTSNSAVVDEDDLIDDVEMSLFDHLEELRQRIFYALIAIAVGIVGCFTVVKQIVQLLQTPAGPVKFLQLAPGEYFFVSLKVAAYSGILVASPVILYQIIAFVLPGLTRREKKLLGPIVFGSSFLFVGGLFFAYIALIPAALNFFISYGADVVEQLWSIDRYFEFVLLLMFSTGLAFQIPIIQMLLGLLGIVSSRQMLAGWRYVLIGAAVLGAVLTPSTDPLTQSLLGGAVVGLYLGGIGLVKLIGR
- a CDS encoding alpha/beta hydrolase, translated to MTFQDSSGVDITEFDLTPIDGSTGTGRVLGYYVDSTATINVEDDPVLPKTSVKQKIRDIAQYLVETNAPEVVIAIHGYGTQQEDAKRRFCKIHKFANSICEAKASVFLGYRWPSEKPTGDPAIPEDGNFFVKLRSAFQSLPILPVRIFGIGLVLSLITAGLLLVDNDLNWLFTPILFLAAIAFSTLLTLILLRLATYFRDNYRATNYAVLDLVELLRQLDQAVYEVKFLETVKGEKIPDALLQEMGINLDQWDRLSLSEKKAYWFGIQVNWEQKFNLEKRYEVETVPQIKRIKLSFIGHSMGCFVVTNTLRILSDVFDPNSINQNPPAKIGRVFCLERLVLVAPDIPTEAIRTGRSNFLKSSLRRCEEAYVFCNEGDLALRLASTAANYFSFPSRTRSSGYRLGNLSAKRFANEGDRTSHILKDSNYGIINLKEDEEKTFVESPYDWLEIRASDQEHQTLSEIKHLKKLSQVRDLSPPPETAPPEKTTPISDLFTYFDCTDYVDFQDEPAQVARRTQPQGVVSYALRRSALNFVNYVSLSFAYFLGLPRSINVHGGYFNGVFSQEMIYKLAFLGFQGLLASLQSSEECTSVSELTPEKRQKLLQVLSEKCQQQGIQVVLAPIRYSRDVLGVNPRE